In Thermothelomyces thermophilus ATCC 42464 chromosome 2, complete sequence, a single window of DNA contains:
- a CDS encoding glycoside hydrolase family 76 protein (CAZy_ID 267923), whose protein sequence is MRISGILASLCVLARCGTAIDLVLGDEDSVKSAASTIAFGLVKYYTGNNTGDTPGNLPDPYFWWEAGAMFGTLVDYWALTGDDSYNAITTQAILHQATEKGDFMPPNQTRTLGNDDQGFWGMAAMSAAENNFPNPPEDQPQWLALAQSLFNQYASRWEEATCGGGLRWQIFTFNNGFNYKNSISNGCFFNIAARLARYTGNETYAEWAEKIFAWEESVGLIDANLTVRDGVHVSLEDGSCNSRDENQWTYNAGIFLHGAAVMYNHTNASAIWRERVDGLLASTTATFVDPATGVLVEQLCEPSGFCNTDQRSFKGYLTRWLAGTAQMAPHTLDAVRPLLEADAAAAARACTGDPAPPVFRGHPGTACGFRWTTGAFDGSAGVGEQMNALSAVMYPLVVRGAAAPPLTADTGGTSKGNPGGGAAPAHEEVGIGYAEITLQDRVAAGFVTSALALGVVAGSAFVIL, encoded by the exons ATGAGGATATCTGGGATCTTGGCCTCGCTCTGTGTGCTGGCCCGGTGCGGGACGGCAATCGACTTGGTACTTGGGGATGAGG ACTCGGTTAAATCCGCAGCCAGCACAATAGCCTTTGGGCTGGTCAAG TATTACACGGGCAATAACACGGGCGACACTCCGGGAAACCTGCCGGACCCATACTTCTGGTGGGAAGCGGGCGCCATGTTCGGGACTCTGGTCGACTACTGGGCGCTCACCGGAGACGACTCGTACAACGCCATCACCACCCAGGCGATCCTGCACCAAGCGACCGAGAAGGGCGACTTCATGCCGCCCAACCAGACGCGCACGCTCGGCAACGACGACCAGGGGTTCTGGGGCATGGCAGCCATGTCAGCGGCCGAGAACAACTTCCCCAACCCGCCCGAGGACCAGCCGCAGTGGCTGGCCCTGGCCCAGTCCCTCTTCAACCAGTACGCCTCCCGCTGGGAGGAGGCCACGTGCGGCGGCGGGCTCCGCTGGCAGATCTTCACCTTTAACAACGGCTTCAACTACAAGAACTCCATCTCCAACGGGTGCTTCTTCAACATCGCCGCCCGCCTGGCCCGCTACACGGGCAACGAGACCTACGCCGAGTGGGCCGAAAAGATCTTTGCCTGGGAGGAGTCGGTGGGACTCATCGACGCCAACCTGACGGTGCGGGACGGCGTGCACGTCAGCCTCGAGGACGGCAGCTGCAACAGCAGGGACGAGAACCAGTGGACCTACAACGCGGGCATCTTCCTGCACGGCGCGGCCGTCATGTACAACCACACCAACGCCTCGGCCATCTGGCGGGAGCGCGTCGACGGCCTGCTGGCCTCCACCACGGCCACCTTCGTCGACCCGGCCACGGGCGTGCTGGTCGAGCAGCTGTGCGAGCCCAGCGGCTTCTGCAACACGGACCAGCGCTCCTTCAAGGGCTACCTGACCCGCTGGCTGGCCGGGACCGCGCAGATGGCGCCGCACACCCTCGACGCCGTCCGCCCGCTGCTCgaggccgacgccgccgccgccgcccgtgcCTGCACCGGCGACCCCGCGCCTCCCGTGTTCCGCGGCCACCCGGGCACCGCGTGCGGGTTCCGCTGGACCACCGGCGCCTTCGACGGCTCCGCCGGCGTCGGCGAGCAGATGAACGCCCTCTCGGCCGTCATGTACCCCCTCGTCGTCCGGGGAGCCGCCGCCCCGCCCCTGACCGCCGACACGGGCGGTACCTCGAAGGGCaaccccggcggcggcgccgcgcccgcgcaCGAGGAGGTCGGCATCGGGTACGCGGAGATCACGCTCCAGGACCGGGTCGCCGCCGGGTTCGTCACATCGGCCCTCGCGctcggcgtcgtcgccggGTCCGCGTTTGTCATCCTCTAA